The following proteins are encoded in a genomic region of Solea senegalensis isolate Sse05_10M linkage group LG5, IFAPA_SoseM_1, whole genome shotgun sequence:
- the LOC122769920 gene encoding C-X-C motif chemokine 11-6-like, whose product MNSTSSIFLLLLSCLLVLCVQGEPSTGSRKCKCLNGYIGRVRPELLKSEPRVYQPSSFCPELEIIIVLGTKEKCVNPESRFGQHVLSRQERKRAARSTTASQSNTESSTSL is encoded by the exons ATGAACTCAACTTcatccatcttcctcctcctcctcagctgccTGCTCGTCCTCTGTGTTCAAG ggGAACCAAGCACTGGATCCAGAAAATGCAAGTGTTTGAACGGTTACATCGGCCGAGTCAGACCAGAGCTCCTCAAGTCAGAGCCGCGGGTTTATCAGCCGAGCAGCTTCTGCCCTGAACTGGAGATTataat TGTTCTAGGAACCAAGGAGAAATGTGTGAACCCAGAGTCGAGGTTCGGACAGCATGTCCTGAGCAG gcaggagagaaaaagagcagcGCGCTCGACAACAGCCAGTCAAAGCAACACTGAGAGCTCAACGAGCCTCTAA
- the LOC122769939 gene encoding C-X-C motif chemokine 11-6-like — MNSTSSIFLLLSCLLVLCVQGEPSTGSRKCKCLNGYIGRVRPELLKSEPRVYQPSSFCPELEIIIVLGTKEKCVNPESRFGQHVLSRQERKRAARSTTASQSNTENSTSL; from the exons ATGAACTCAACTTcatccatcttcctcctcctcagctgccTGCTCGTCCTCTGTGTTCAAG ggGAACCAAGCACTGGATCCAGAAAATGCAAGTGTTTGAACGGTTACATCGGCCGAGTCAGACCAGAGCTCCTCAAGTCAGAGCCGCGGGTTTATCAGCCGAGCAGCTTCTGCCCTGAACTGGAGATTataat TGTTCTAGGAACCAAGGAGAAATGTGTGAACCCAGAGTCGAGGTTCGGACAGCATGTCCTGAGCAG gcaggagagaaaaagagcagcGCGCTCGACAACAGCCAGTCAAAGCAACACTGAGAACTCAACGAGCCTCTAA